One genomic segment of Oncorhynchus kisutch isolate 150728-3 linkage group LG15, Okis_V2, whole genome shotgun sequence includes these proteins:
- the LOC109905422 gene encoding reticulon-2 isoform X2: MGQVLGFSHCKEYGSVSSTPDSTPPCTDGGNEESELYDLQTAREWSDEEDGGPEDDDGGASSPSIWGTPRQNSFEPTFSYIAIAEAEAGGASRHHRDSSSGSRRRGGARGGRTSLIRTDTVESLLPLDSPDVEWDPHIFLTLEDEEEREREERERDPHIFLTLEDEEEREERERDVHTQTVTVQDSLLDTELEPQERETETQREETEPLEPQHYSPSDSHQASPPPEPESLVTMETTVPLLTAVRPRGGLTDDVSSTSSTSIGRNTQEELVSEQWFSVLNLSGPTICTHIAVMDLIYWKDTERTGMVFTGLVVVLLSLFQLSIITVISTISLGALCFTVSVSLYYKILHVLNMGDGVPPFKAYLDLDISFSGELADQYTQKVIVAVVSAANSLKNLFLVGNLFDSLKLLALMYLVTFLGDLCNGLTVLIIGVIALFSLPLVYRQHQAKVDGFVAGIQANVDNAKDILHRIAQGGGPTPDTTPGGAKPKTQ; encoded by the exons GTGGGAATGAGGAGTCTGAGCTGTACGACCTGCAGACAGCCAGGGAGTGGTCTGACGAAGAAGACGGGGGTCCGGAGGATGATGACGGTGGAGCTTCATCCCCCTCCATTTGGGGGACCCCGAGACAGAACTCCTTCGAGCCCACCTTCTCCTACATCGCCATCGCCGAGGCCGAGGCAGGCGGAGCCTCACGACATCATCGTGACTCATCGTCAGGGAGCCGGCGGAGGGGCGGGGCCAGGGGAGGCCGCACCTCCCTGATCCGCACGGACACCGTGGAATCGCTCCTCCCCCTGGACTCCCCCGACGTGGAGTGGGACCCCCACATCTTCCTCACcctagaggatgaggaggagagggagagggaggaaagggagagggaccCCCATATCTTCCTCACcctagaggatgaggaggagagggaggaaagggagagggatgtCCACACACAGACTGTGACAGTCCAGGATTCTCTCCTAGATACTGAGCTTGAACCtcaagagagggaaacagagacccagagagaggagacagagcccCTGGAGCCCCAGCACTACAGTCCCTCTGACAGCCACCAGG CATCACCACCCCCTGAGCCTGAGTCCCTCGTAACCATGGAAACCACCGTCCCACTGCTCACGGCTGTGCGACCAAGAGGCGGCCTCACCGATGACGTGTCATCCACTTCCTCCACCTCCATTGGTCGAAACACTCAGGAAGAGCTGGTTAGCGAACAGTGGTTTTCGGTGCTCAACCTATCAGGCCCTACGATATGCACCCACATAGCAG tgaTGGATCTGATCTACTGGAAGGACACAGAGCGTACAGGCATGGTATTCACAGGGCTGGTGGTGGTTTTGCTGTCCTTGTTCCAGCTCAGCATCATCACAGTCATCTCCACCATCTCCCTGGGCGCCCTGTGCTTCACTGTCTCAGTCAGCCTCTACTATAAGATCCTGCACGTGCTCAACATGGGAGACGGAGTGCCCCCCTTCAA GGCGTATCTAGATTTGGATATCAGTTTCAGTGGGGAGCTGGCTGACCAATACACTCAGAAGGTCATCGTTGCAGTCGTCTCTGCTGCTAACTCACTCAAGAATCTCTTCCTGGTTGGAAACCTCTTCGACTCTCTCAAG CTCCTGGCTCTGATGTACCTGGTGACTTTCCTAGGAGACCTGTGTAATGGCCTTACTGTGCTCATCATTG GTGTGATCGCTCTATTCTCTCTACCGCTGGTCTACAGGCAGCACCAG GCAAAAGTGGACGGCTTCGTTGCAGGAATTCAGGCCAACGTTGACAACGCCAAGGACAT TCTCCACAGAATTGCCCAAGGTGGTGGTCCCACCCCTGACACAACCCCTGGCGGTGCCAAGCCCAAAACACAATGA
- the LOC109905422 gene encoding reticulon-2 isoform X1, with translation MGQVLGFSHCKEYGSVSSTPDSTPPCTDGGNEESELYDLQTAREWSDEEDGGPEDDDGGASSPSIWGTPRQNSFEPTFSYIAIAEAEAGGASRHHRDSSSGSRRRGGARGGRTSLIRTDTVESLLPLDSPDVEWDPHIFLTLEDEEEREREERERDPHIFLTLEDEEEREERERDVHTQTVTVQDSLLDTELEPQERETETQREETEPLEPQHYSPSDSHQAASPPPEPESLVTMETTVPLLTAVRPRGGLTDDVSSTSSTSIGRNTQEELVSEQWFSVLNLSGPTICTHIAVMDLIYWKDTERTGMVFTGLVVVLLSLFQLSIITVISTISLGALCFTVSVSLYYKILHVLNMGDGVPPFKAYLDLDISFSGELADQYTQKVIVAVVSAANSLKNLFLVGNLFDSLKLLALMYLVTFLGDLCNGLTVLIIGVIALFSLPLVYRQHQAKVDGFVAGIQANVDNAKDILHRIAQGGGPTPDTTPGGAKPKTQ, from the exons GTGGGAATGAGGAGTCTGAGCTGTACGACCTGCAGACAGCCAGGGAGTGGTCTGACGAAGAAGACGGGGGTCCGGAGGATGATGACGGTGGAGCTTCATCCCCCTCCATTTGGGGGACCCCGAGACAGAACTCCTTCGAGCCCACCTTCTCCTACATCGCCATCGCCGAGGCCGAGGCAGGCGGAGCCTCACGACATCATCGTGACTCATCGTCAGGGAGCCGGCGGAGGGGCGGGGCCAGGGGAGGCCGCACCTCCCTGATCCGCACGGACACCGTGGAATCGCTCCTCCCCCTGGACTCCCCCGACGTGGAGTGGGACCCCCACATCTTCCTCACcctagaggatgaggaggagagggagagggaggaaagggagagggaccCCCATATCTTCCTCACcctagaggatgaggaggagagggaggaaagggagagggatgtCCACACACAGACTGTGACAGTCCAGGATTCTCTCCTAGATACTGAGCTTGAACCtcaagagagggaaacagagacccagagagaggagacagagcccCTGGAGCCCCAGCACTACAGTCCCTCTGACAGCCACCAGG CAGCATCACCACCCCCTGAGCCTGAGTCCCTCGTAACCATGGAAACCACCGTCCCACTGCTCACGGCTGTGCGACCAAGAGGCGGCCTCACCGATGACGTGTCATCCACTTCCTCCACCTCCATTGGTCGAAACACTCAGGAAGAGCTGGTTAGCGAACAGTGGTTTTCGGTGCTCAACCTATCAGGCCCTACGATATGCACCCACATAGCAG tgaTGGATCTGATCTACTGGAAGGACACAGAGCGTACAGGCATGGTATTCACAGGGCTGGTGGTGGTTTTGCTGTCCTTGTTCCAGCTCAGCATCATCACAGTCATCTCCACCATCTCCCTGGGCGCCCTGTGCTTCACTGTCTCAGTCAGCCTCTACTATAAGATCCTGCACGTGCTCAACATGGGAGACGGAGTGCCCCCCTTCAA GGCGTATCTAGATTTGGATATCAGTTTCAGTGGGGAGCTGGCTGACCAATACACTCAGAAGGTCATCGTTGCAGTCGTCTCTGCTGCTAACTCACTCAAGAATCTCTTCCTGGTTGGAAACCTCTTCGACTCTCTCAAG CTCCTGGCTCTGATGTACCTGGTGACTTTCCTAGGAGACCTGTGTAATGGCCTTACTGTGCTCATCATTG GTGTGATCGCTCTATTCTCTCTACCGCTGGTCTACAGGCAGCACCAG GCAAAAGTGGACGGCTTCGTTGCAGGAATTCAGGCCAACGTTGACAACGCCAAGGACAT TCTCCACAGAATTGCCCAAGGTGGTGGTCCCACCCCTGACACAACCCCTGGCGGTGCCAAGCCCAAAACACAATGA
- the LOC109905422 gene encoding reticulon-2 isoform X4, whose product MANINVMDLIYWKDTERTGMVFTGLVVVLLSLFQLSIITVISTISLGALCFTVSVSLYYKILHVLNMGDGVPPFKAYLDLDISFSGELADQYTQKVIVAVVSAANSLKNLFLVGNLFDSLKLLALMYLVTFLGDLCNGLTVLIIGVIALFSLPLVYRQHQAKVDGFVAGIQANVDNAKDILHRIAQGGGPTPDTTPGGAKPKTQ is encoded by the exons ATGGCCAACATTAACG tgaTGGATCTGATCTACTGGAAGGACACAGAGCGTACAGGCATGGTATTCACAGGGCTGGTGGTGGTTTTGCTGTCCTTGTTCCAGCTCAGCATCATCACAGTCATCTCCACCATCTCCCTGGGCGCCCTGTGCTTCACTGTCTCAGTCAGCCTCTACTATAAGATCCTGCACGTGCTCAACATGGGAGACGGAGTGCCCCCCTTCAA GGCGTATCTAGATTTGGATATCAGTTTCAGTGGGGAGCTGGCTGACCAATACACTCAGAAGGTCATCGTTGCAGTCGTCTCTGCTGCTAACTCACTCAAGAATCTCTTCCTGGTTGGAAACCTCTTCGACTCTCTCAAG CTCCTGGCTCTGATGTACCTGGTGACTTTCCTAGGAGACCTGTGTAATGGCCTTACTGTGCTCATCATTG GTGTGATCGCTCTATTCTCTCTACCGCTGGTCTACAGGCAGCACCAG GCAAAAGTGGACGGCTTCGTTGCAGGAATTCAGGCCAACGTTGACAACGCCAAGGACAT TCTCCACAGAATTGCCCAAGGTGGTGGTCCCACCCCTGACACAACCCCTGGCGGTGCCAAGCCCAAAACACAATGA
- the LOC109905422 gene encoding reticulon-2 isoform X3, whose amino-acid sequence MKEYGSVSSTPDSTPPCTDGGNEESELYDLQTAREWSDEEDGGPEDDDGGASSPSIWGTPRQNSFEPTFSYIAIAEAEAGGASRHHRDSSSGSRRRGGARGGRTSLIRTDTVESLLPLDSPDVEWDPHIFLTLEDEEEREREERERDPHIFLTLEDEEEREERERDVHTQTVTVQDSLLDTELEPQERETETQREETEPLEPQHYSPSDSHQAASPPPEPESLVTMETTVPLLTAVRPRGGLTDDVSSTSSTSIGRNTQEELVSEQWFSVLNLSGPTICTHIAVMDLIYWKDTERTGMVFTGLVVVLLSLFQLSIITVISTISLGALCFTVSVSLYYKILHVLNMGDGVPPFKAYLDLDISFSGELADQYTQKVIVAVVSAANSLKNLFLVGNLFDSLKLLALMYLVTFLGDLCNGLTVLIIGVIALFSLPLVYRQHQAKVDGFVAGIQANVDNAKDILHRIAQGGGPTPDTTPGGAKPKTQ is encoded by the exons GTGGGAATGAGGAGTCTGAGCTGTACGACCTGCAGACAGCCAGGGAGTGGTCTGACGAAGAAGACGGGGGTCCGGAGGATGATGACGGTGGAGCTTCATCCCCCTCCATTTGGGGGACCCCGAGACAGAACTCCTTCGAGCCCACCTTCTCCTACATCGCCATCGCCGAGGCCGAGGCAGGCGGAGCCTCACGACATCATCGTGACTCATCGTCAGGGAGCCGGCGGAGGGGCGGGGCCAGGGGAGGCCGCACCTCCCTGATCCGCACGGACACCGTGGAATCGCTCCTCCCCCTGGACTCCCCCGACGTGGAGTGGGACCCCCACATCTTCCTCACcctagaggatgaggaggagagggagagggaggaaagggagagggaccCCCATATCTTCCTCACcctagaggatgaggaggagagggaggaaagggagagggatgtCCACACACAGACTGTGACAGTCCAGGATTCTCTCCTAGATACTGAGCTTGAACCtcaagagagggaaacagagacccagagagaggagacagagcccCTGGAGCCCCAGCACTACAGTCCCTCTGACAGCCACCAGG CAGCATCACCACCCCCTGAGCCTGAGTCCCTCGTAACCATGGAAACCACCGTCCCACTGCTCACGGCTGTGCGACCAAGAGGCGGCCTCACCGATGACGTGTCATCCACTTCCTCCACCTCCATTGGTCGAAACACTCAGGAAGAGCTGGTTAGCGAACAGTGGTTTTCGGTGCTCAACCTATCAGGCCCTACGATATGCACCCACATAGCAG tgaTGGATCTGATCTACTGGAAGGACACAGAGCGTACAGGCATGGTATTCACAGGGCTGGTGGTGGTTTTGCTGTCCTTGTTCCAGCTCAGCATCATCACAGTCATCTCCACCATCTCCCTGGGCGCCCTGTGCTTCACTGTCTCAGTCAGCCTCTACTATAAGATCCTGCACGTGCTCAACATGGGAGACGGAGTGCCCCCCTTCAA GGCGTATCTAGATTTGGATATCAGTTTCAGTGGGGAGCTGGCTGACCAATACACTCAGAAGGTCATCGTTGCAGTCGTCTCTGCTGCTAACTCACTCAAGAATCTCTTCCTGGTTGGAAACCTCTTCGACTCTCTCAAG CTCCTGGCTCTGATGTACCTGGTGACTTTCCTAGGAGACCTGTGTAATGGCCTTACTGTGCTCATCATTG GTGTGATCGCTCTATTCTCTCTACCGCTGGTCTACAGGCAGCACCAG GCAAAAGTGGACGGCTTCGTTGCAGGAATTCAGGCCAACGTTGACAACGCCAAGGACAT TCTCCACAGAATTGCCCAAGGTGGTGGTCCCACCCCTGACACAACCCCTGGCGGTGCCAAGCCCAAAACACAATGA